The following proteins come from a genomic window of Leptospira dzoumogneensis:
- a CDS encoding ABC-F family ATP-binding cassette domain-containing protein — MLQFIDIKHRFGSSTLFENFSWHIKPGSKIALVGPNGSGKSTLFKMAVGELNPEEGLVSRSKHTEISLFQQIPDFNFEARVIDTALSKHKHYNEYIKRAEDIHARMDRTDHDSTEFTALLEEQSSLEEYAFTYGVHELEAQAKKIIGGLGFSNDQMEKKVKEFSPGYQHRLGLAIAILNPGNLLLLDEPTNHLDHASKSWLAEYLVNTNRSFVLVTHDPEFLNATTDTIAELNPSGVLEFKGTLEDYFEHKNELLDKLRLQFKKEEAYLKKRTEWIERFRSKATKAKQVQSVIKKLEKRDKVEEPEDSFWNSKTEYRFNYTPCGNLSFRIENASFSYEKGGKNIFSNAELHVSNGDKIAIIGPNGAGKSTFLRNILGIHKLSEGSVTFGPKTKIGYFSQNHHEHLDPEKNLLETILSVYPDLPDVEARKLLGYFSFSDDRVFKKVGLLSGGEQSRLRLALLVRFSSNTLFLDEPTNHLDLVVRDNLKRALQEYPGAVLVISHDPDFLKDLCTRTVSVSNGKVKDLNTSFSDYLKFPPEELEAEGGFTVKAPAENASNENKSRSQKNADKNRVKKIQKEIEQIEAKIALLEKNKSNSEELLADPEFYKKRSYQMELDTYNETKKEISKLTETWEKLQIEMEELSSVV, encoded by the coding sequence ATGCTACAATTCATCGATATCAAGCACCGGTTCGGTAGCTCCACACTTTTCGAAAACTTCTCCTGGCATATCAAACCAGGCTCCAAGATCGCCTTAGTAGGACCAAACGGTTCCGGCAAATCCACTCTATTCAAAATGGCAGTAGGAGAACTGAATCCAGAAGAAGGATTAGTCAGCCGCTCCAAACATACCGAGATCTCTTTATTCCAACAAATCCCTGATTTCAATTTTGAAGCAAGGGTGATCGATACGGCACTTTCTAAACATAAACATTATAATGAATATATAAAACGTGCAGAGGACATTCATGCAAGAATGGACCGTACGGATCATGATTCTACTGAGTTCACAGCATTATTAGAAGAACAAAGCTCTTTAGAAGAATACGCATTTACATACGGCGTTCATGAATTGGAAGCCCAGGCAAAAAAGATCATTGGTGGTTTAGGTTTTTCTAATGATCAAATGGAGAAGAAGGTAAAAGAATTTTCTCCCGGTTACCAGCACAGGTTGGGACTCGCAATTGCAATTTTGAATCCTGGGAACCTTCTTCTTTTGGACGAACCTACCAACCACTTGGATCATGCTTCTAAGTCTTGGCTCGCGGAATATTTAGTGAATACGAATCGTTCTTTCGTTCTGGTGACTCACGATCCTGAATTCTTGAATGCGACTACTGATACGATCGCAGAGTTGAATCCTTCAGGTGTTCTGGAATTTAAAGGAACTCTGGAAGATTATTTCGAACATAAAAACGAACTTTTAGATAAATTAAGGCTTCAATTCAAAAAAGAAGAAGCTTACTTAAAGAAAAGGACTGAGTGGATAGAACGTTTCCGTTCCAAAGCTACTAAAGCAAAACAAGTCCAAAGTGTTATTAAAAAATTAGAAAAAAGAGATAAGGTAGAAGAGCCTGAAGATTCCTTCTGGAATTCCAAAACCGAGTACAGGTTCAATTATACTCCTTGTGGTAATCTTTCCTTCAGAATAGAGAATGCTTCCTTCTCTTATGAAAAAGGCGGGAAGAATATTTTCTCAAACGCGGAACTTCATGTTTCCAATGGGGACAAGATCGCGATCATAGGTCCGAACGGTGCCGGTAAATCCACATTTTTGAGAAATATATTAGGAATTCATAAACTATCCGAAGGTTCCGTTACTTTCGGACCTAAAACAAAGATCGGCTACTTCTCCCAAAACCACCACGAGCACCTGGATCCTGAAAAAAATCTTTTAGAAACGATCCTTTCCGTGTATCCGGACCTTCCGGATGTGGAAGCTCGAAAACTATTGGGTTATTTTTCTTTCAGCGACGATAGAGTTTTCAAAAAAGTGGGACTTCTTTCCGGAGGAGAACAGAGCAGATTGAGATTGGCTCTATTAGTTAGATTCTCCTCCAATACTTTATTTTTGGACGAGCCTACCAACCATTTGGACTTGGTGGTAAGAGACAATTTGAAACGTGCACTCCAAGAATATCCCGGAGCGGTTTTAGTTATCTCCCACGATCCTGACTTTTTAAAGGACCTATGCACAAGGACCGTTTCCGTTTCCAACGGAAAAGTAAAAGATCTGAATACCAGCTTTTCGGATTATCTGAAATTCCCTCCGGAAGAATTGGAAGCAGAAGGCGGCTTTACGGTCAAAGCCCCGGCCGAAAACGCAAGCAACGAGAACAAGAGCAGATCTCAAAAGAACGCTGACAAAAATCGGGTCAAAAAAATCCAAAAAGAAATAGAACAAATCGAAGCTAAGATCGCTCTATTAGAAAAGAATAAATCCAACTCTGAGGAACTTCTCGCAGATCCCGAGTTTTACAAAAAACGCAGTTATCAAATGGAATTAGACACTTATAACGAGACCAAAAAAGAGATCTCTAAATTGACCGAAACCTGGGAAAAACTGCAAATCGAAATGGAAGAACTTTCTTCCGTAGTATAG
- a CDS encoding rhodanese-like domain-containing protein: MNPKELKNRLDARKSGSDDFYLLDVRNPNEQEISTIDGTDLLIPVAELPARIGELDPWKSSGKEVIVYCRSGARSANACGVLKSTGFAKVFNLEGGILLYSDEVDPSLAKY, encoded by the coding sequence ATGAATCCGAAAGAATTAAAAAACAGATTAGATGCCAGAAAATCGGGAAGCGACGATTTTTACCTTCTGGATGTACGTAATCCGAACGAACAAGAGATCAGCACGATTGACGGAACGGATCTTTTGATCCCTGTAGCAGAATTACCTGCTCGTATCGGAGAATTGGATCCTTGGAAATCTTCCGGAAAAGAAGTGATTGTATATTGCCGTTCCGGAGCAAGATCCGCGAATGCCTGCGGAGTTTTAAAATCCACAGGTTTTGCGAAAGTATTTAACTTAGAAGGCGGGATCCTTTTATATTCCGACGAGGTAGATCCTAGTCTGGCTAAATATTAA